DNA sequence from the Pedobacter schmidteae genome:
TCCGAAGGTCCGTTCGAAATGTTCCAAATGTTACCTACATCTACAAAAACAGCCCCCTTCAGCTTCGCCCCAAAAAACTTGTTCAACAGTTTGTAACGATATTCAAAATTAGTTTCAATGTGCAGCTCTCCGGTTTGGTCCAGGCCATAATATATTTTTCTTTCATATTCGTTAGGAATTGCTTCACCACGGTTGTAATTTCCGGGTCCTAAAGTTCTTGCCTGCCAGGCACGGATGCCGCTGGAACCTCCACCAAAAAATAATTTTTCAAAAGGCACTTCTTTAGTATTTCCGTAAGCATAAGCAATCCCGGCATTTAACCGGGCTACAAACTGCCTTTCCTCACCCAGGCGCTTATACCATCTTAAATCTATCTCCGGGCGTACATACTGATTAAAAGGAACACCAAATATAGTTGCGGCCCCGGTTGAATCAATTCTCGTCTTCAATAGCTTTGAAACGCCCTGCAAGGCATTACCTGCCAAATCTACCTCTCCCCTGAAATAGAAAAAATTGCCGTTGGTGGTCAACTTTTCCGCATTTAGCGAATAAGCGTATTTAATGCCCAATGTGATAGTTTTGCGGTTCAACAACTGGAGCGTATACAAATTGTTGAGCAGGTTTTCCGGGTTGGTTATGGTCGAATCTATCAGTAAATTTCCAAAGCGGTACTCCAGGTTCAAAGGTGTTACGATGTGGAATTTGGACCTTGTTTCCCTGAACTCATAGGCTACAGAAGTTAGGATTACCCTGCGTTGAAAGGCGCTTTTTTGCAAGCCATACACATAACTGGCCGAAAAAATGGTATGCGGCATGCCTCCTCTTCCCGGTCGCGACCTCGTAAAAGGAATCATCAACCGTGGTACCGTAAGGGTTGTACTTACCGAAAAATCGCGCTGATAAATCTCATTGATCAGGGAGCCCCCCTGTCCAAGCCGGGCCTGCAAGCCACCTTTTACCTGAAATTCAAACTTCTCGGCCCCTTTAAAAAGGTTGTTATTGGTATAGGTATTACTCAATGTAAAGCCAACCGTACCGCCGTTAAAAGGAATTTCTCCTTCAACCCGGTTGCTCATGATTTTTTGGGGGATGAGCTGGATAACCGGATTTACTGTATTTGTACTATCTTTTGATTTGTTGTATTCAATTTTAACATTCTTAAAAACACTAAGCTCATACATGCGGTCGTACGTCACGTTCTCATTCCTGATGTCATAACGATCGCCTGGATGCAGAAAATTGTATCTGGTGATCGGATTTCGCCTGAATTTGCCCGATAAATCGGTGAATCGTACATTCTTGTACATCCTGTCGTTCATTTTAATGGAATCCGGAAAGCCATCGGCATTTGGCGCAATGATGATATTAGTTTCGCCCAGCTTATACTGTAAATGTTTGGGTTTATCTACAGGGTTGTCAATAATGAGGGTTACATTGGCTTTGCTGTTGTTCAGGTTCGAATCCACCGAAAATTTGATGTAAGGGCGCGAAAAATCATAATATCCCCTTTGTTTCATCACCTGATAAATCTGGTCGCGTTCGTAGGCCAGCGAGTCATCATCGTACCTTTTGCCCTCTTTCAAATGGCTAAAAGCCTCTTTACTCCCCAGGTACAGGTCTTTTATAAGCGGATCGGGAATTTCGTAATTGATTTTATTTATCTTAAAGGCCGCACCCGTATCTGCTTCAAAAAATACCTCGGCACGTTTATTTTTCACTTTAATATCCGACTGCACCTTTGCGTTAAAATAGCCTTTACTGGCCAGGTATTTCTCAATCTGGCTACGCGAAATTTCAACCAGGGTACTATCCAAAATAGGTGGCGGAGTGCCCAAAGGCCTGATGTTGCTTGTTTTATACTTACCGTCTTTGGTATTAAACATATTATAAATTAATACATTGATACCCAATCGGGAAGTTGGCCGGATGTCTTTCTGAATATAGTTGAGGGCTTCTTCTTCAAAAGCCTCCGGGATGCTGTCAATCTTTACCTTTTTTACGATAGACTGGTAGTCGGCAATGTACTTTGTTGATGAACATGCTGTAACAAAAACAATAATAAATAGTAATATTGCACGAAACAGGACATTTTTTTTATAATCGTGGTATGGTTTCAAAATCACAGATAAGTTTTATAAAATCATTACATCAAAAAAAGTACCGTAAAGAAAACGGGATATTCATTATTGAAGGTATAAAATCTATTCAAGAATTTATTCTGTCCAATTACCAGATCCACAGTATTTATTATCTGGAGCAATATCACGCAGCATTAACAGCTTTGCCCACAAATATAAAGTTATTTGAAGTAAACAACGCCGAACTGGATAAGATTAGTACTTTACAAACTCCACAAGGAATTCTGGCATTGGTACACATTCCAAAAGCAGCAGTTTTGAAACCTGAAGCCTTAAAAAACACGTTTACATTGGTACTGGATGGCGTGCAGGATCCAGGAAACATGGGCACCATTATCCGCACGGCCGATTGGTTTGGCTTTAAACAAATCATTTGTTCGGCCGATTGTGTAGAAGTTTACAACCCTAAAACCGTACAGGCTACCATGGGCTCCTTAAGCAGGACAAATATTTTTTATGAAGAGTTGCCACAGGTACTAAAAGACATTCAGATACCGATATTTGGAGCTGTATTGGACGGAAAGAGCCTATATAAAACCGATTGGGGCAAAGAAGGATTGGTTATTTTAGGCAATGAAGGACAAGGAATCAGTGCCCCCGTAATGAAATTAATTACCAATCGCGTAACCATTCCACGCATCGGAGGTGCTGAGTCATTGAACGTTGCCATATCGGCGGCAATATTATGTGCAGAAATCAGCAGAAATTTTCACAAATAAATTGCATCCTAATATAAAATTACTATTTTTGCAGCCTGAATTTTAACAGGTCGAGTGGCCGAGTGGCTAGGCAGAGGTCTGCAAAACCTTGTACAGCGGTTCGAATCCGCTCTCGACCTCCAGATTATTTTAATAAATAAAAAAAGATTGACATGGCAGTTACCAGATTAAAAAGAAAAGACAGAAGAAATAAAACTTTCGCAAAGTTAGATGTGAAATTCTTAAAATTAGCTACTAACATTGAATTGGGTAGCAGATCAAAACAATCTACTAAAAATCAGTTGGCAAAAAACAATGCTGTTTTAGCTCAACTTACTGCAAAAGCCTAAGCTTTTCTACAAAAAGTATTAAAAGGTCTCTGTTTTACAGAGGCCTTTTTTTATGCCTATCCCGGTTTCATGCTTTAATCAAAACCCGAAAAGCACCAATAATTCCAGAAACCCCACAATATCATATAATTTAGCTATTATTGACCAACCAAACCGTAACCTCAATAAATTCATTCCCTGCTAAGCATGAATAGTTATAATGCCTACAACGATCAGGAATTAGCTGCCTTACTTATGGGGGGAGACAGAAAGGCTTATGCCGAGATTTTTGAAAGGTATTCGCGGTTACTCATTGCACATGCCTATAAAATACTGGCAGACCAGGATGCAGCGAGCGACATAGTCCATGATGTCATATTGAACCTATGGGAAAAGAGAACGCAAATCAATTTGAATTTCTCGTTAAGTGGCTATCTCTACATCGCGGTGCGCAACCGCATATTCAATGCCATGTCCCATAAAAAGGTTGCCGGTAAATATGCAGAGTCGATAATTGCCTATATGGAAGGTACACACGTGCACTCCGACGATCAGTTACGGGAAAAAGAGCTTACGGCACTTTTGGAAAAGGAAATCAACGCGTTACCCGAAAAAATGCGGGAAGTGTTCATTTTATACAAAATGGAGGAGCTGAGTTATAAGGAAATTGCCGATCGTTTAGGCATTACCGACAAAACTGCAAAACAGCAGGTTTACAATGCCGTCAAAATCCTCAAAACAAAAATCGATATCTATTTAACCCTCCTTCCCATCCTCTACCAGCATTTGTAGTTTACATCTTTAGTGACTTGTTTTAATCGTTTAATGTGTGATCGTCATCCTGAATTTATTTTGCATGACGGGCGTCTACATCTAAGCCAGCTTAAATGTAAAAGTGCCATCATTAGATATAAACTACAGCATTTATAATTTTTTTCAATGGCCCCTATGACTTATGCCCCATCAAACTGTATAAGTATAAAAGGGGTATTCCAACCCGGCATAAAATATGAACGAAGAAAAAGCTATAGCACTGATCAGAAAATACCAGCAAGGTGAACTAACGCCCCAGCAGGAGCAACAATTAAATGAATGGTACCTCATCAATGCAACAGAAAGTAAAGCAGAACTGAATGCCGAACAAATGGAGCAGGCTATTGAACAGCTTCGCAAAAAGTTGCCGCTACAAGACCCTGCAGTAAAAATAAAATTATGGCCACGTATTGTCGCTGCAGCTTCTGTACTTTTAATCCTTGGTACGGGTTTGTGGTTTTACAACTCCCGTCAGGCAGGTAGTCATCATCCTGAGCTGGCGCGGGCCGGTACAGGATCTCATGACATTGCCCCGGGCAAAATAGGCGCCACACTTACCCTGGCCAATGGCAAAAAGATCAGACTATCCGATGCTGCCAATGGCGAAATTGCAAAAGAGGCAGGTATCAGTGTCACTAAAACCGCCGATGGGCAACTGATTTATGAAGTTTTAGCCAGCGGCACTTCTTCGCGACAAAACCAAAGGGGCACATCTGATCCGGGTGGAGAAACCAACACCCTCTCTACTGCCAAAGGCGAAACCTACCAGGTGAAACTACCCGATGGCTCGTCGGTATGGCTCAATGCAGCTTCCAGTCTTACTTATACCACCTCATTAAAGCAAGCCACAAAACGCGTTGTAGAACTTCGCGGTGAAGGCTATTTTCAAGTTGCTAAGGACAAAAAACATCCTTTTATAGTCAAAACAGCGCAACAAGAGGTACAAGTACTAGGTACGCATTTCAACATCAATAGTTACGAAAGCGAAAACGCCGTGAAAACAACGCTATTGGAAGGCTCTGTACGCGTAAGTGCCACAAACGGTCGCCACGCAGCAGCAAACGATCGGCATCCTGACCTTGTTTCAGGACCTCACACCAGCAACGCTATAACCCTCCGCCCCAACCAGCAATCTATTTTACTAAATACCGGCATCAAAGTAATTGATGTAGATGTAGAAAGTACCATCGCCTGGAAAAATGGATATTTCCTGTTTGACAATGAAAATATCTACACCATTATGAATATGATTTCCCGCTGGTATGATGTAGAGATCGAGTATAAAGGAAATATGGACGACAAGATTTTTGTAGGCCGGATATCCAGGTTCAAAAACGTTTCTGAGGTATTGAAACTACTGGAGATGACCGGAGATATTCACTTTAAAGTCCAGGGAAGGAGGATTACTGTGATGACCTAAATTGAACCACATACAAGTACCGATAAAACCAGGAGCGCTGGAGACGCCCCTGGAAAAGTCCAGGTTACTTCCGAAATAAGCTATAGTCCGTTTAAACCTAAACTAACCAAATGTATGAAATTTTACTCTTTTGGTGTATGCGCCAAACAAACCGGCATACACTACAAAATTTTGTTGATTATGAAACTCATAATTGTTTTGATGATCTCCACTTTCCTGCAGGTATACGCCACAGGCTATGCACAGAAATTTACCATATCAAAAAAGAATGCCTCGTTGGAGCAGATTTTCAAAGAGATCAAAAAACAAAGTCATTATACCTTCCTGTATAACATCAGCACCCTTAAAAAGGCCAATCGCATTGCCATCGATGTGAAGGATCAAAGTATTGATGAAGTGCTGAAATACTGTTTTAAAGATCAACCGCTGAGCTATAAAATAGCCAACGACATCATTGTAGTGCAAAAAAAGGTAGCCCCACAGCCTGGCGCTATGCAAGCACAAACAACCGTCAGCGGTAAAATTACCGATGAGACAGGGCTTCCGCTATCAGGGGTTTCTATCCGGACCAAAGACGGAAGGGTCAAATCCTCTACCAATCCCAATGGCCAATTTGAACTAAAGGGCATCCTGGCTGATGATGTTTTACTCGTTTCCTTTATCGGCTTTGCTACGCAGGAAATTGCCGTTGTAGGTCGCACCATCATTAACATTGTTTTGAAAGAAGATACAAAAGGCCTAAATGAGGTGGTGGTAGTGGGCTACGGAACCACCAAAAAGGCCAACCTTACCGGTGCTGTAGATCAGATCGGCAGCGAGTATTTCCAAGACCGCCCGGTAGCCAATACCACAAGGGCATTACAAGGTGTTATCCCCGGCCTCAACATCAAAATGACCGACGGCAAACCTACCCGAAGCTCGGTATACAACATTCGTGGAGTTACTTCCATAGGTGCAGCTTCCAGTGAGGCCGGCGCACTCGTTTTGGTCGATGGTGTACCCTCAAATCCCAACAACCTCAATCCTACCGATATTGCTACGGTAACCGTACTCAAAGATGCCGCCTCGGCTGCCATCTACGGGGCAAGGGGCTCTTTTGGGGTAGTCCTGATTACCACTAAGGTTCCCCAGAAAGGAAAAGTCCAGTTCAATTACAGTTCCAACTTTTCGATTAACCAACACACCAACCGGCCCGATTTTATCAACGATGGATATTCCTGGGCCAAGGTTTTTGACGAAGCCTATGCCGGTTGGTTTGATTATACCGAGCGGCCCGCAAATATCAACGGCGTTTATCCTTTTTCGCAAACTTATCTGGAAGAGCTGAAACGGCGTTCGGAAGACCCTTCACTACCTAAAGTAGAAGTCAATGCCGCCGGCAACTATGTGTATTACAACAGTACCGACTGGATAAAAGAGTTGTACAAAAACTCCAATCCATCTATGGAACATATGCTTAGCCTGTCGGGCGGAAGCGAAAAAATAAGCTTTACACTTTCTGGCCGTGCTTATTCACAGGATGGCATTTATCGTTACAGCCCGGATGAATATAACCGTTACAACCTGAGGTTTAAGGGCGATATCAAAGTCAACGACTGGTTGTCCATCAATGGAATATCCGATTTTTCCAGCTTCAGGTACAAATACCCCCTAACGGCTTACGGAGGAAAAAATGCAGTATTGCGCCTGCTTGCGGTCAACGGATTTCCCATCGCGCCTGTATTTAACCCCGATGGAACATTAACCAGGGCTGGTGCCAATACCGTTGGCGATTTTTATTATGGCAAAAGTTATTCGCTCAAAAACAACAACTTTCTCAGAAATACCATAGGTTTTAATGCCGCTGTAATTAAAGACAAATTAAGTGTTAAAGGCGATTTCTCGTACTTATACACCAATGATGTAGACAACTTCAAATACATCCCCGTCCCTTTCAGCAACTCACCCGGTGTAATAACGCGGTCGGGCATTAACGATATGACCAGTAATACCAATGTAAGAAGCTATTATGTGGCCAATCTGTATGCCGAATACAATCAGCGTTTCAAAAACCACAATCTAAAACTACTGGGCGGCTACAACCTGGAATACAATAAGGTGACCAATGTAAATGTTTCGCGCGATGGGCTACTGCTGGAGGATTTGCTAGACCTGAACCTGGCCACAGGAACCAATTACCGGTTAAGTGGTGGTGGCGAAATCTGGGCCTTATCGGGAATTTTCTTTAGGGCCAACTACGATTACAAAGGCAAATATTTGCTGGAAGTAAATGGCCGGTACGATGGTTCGTCAAAGTTCCCAACCAACGAGCAGTTTGCTTTTTTCCCTTCGGTTTCTGCAGGCTGGAAAATTTCGGAAGAAAGCTTTATGAACAGCAGCAAAACCTGGCTCAGTAATCTGAAACTGCGTGCTTCCTATGGTTCATTGGGCAATGGAAACCTTGATTCCTATACTTTCCTGCAAACCATTGCTGCCTCGCGCTCGCCCATTATCATCAACGGGGGATTTCCAAGTTACATCAGGCAACCCGATGTCATCCCCAAAAGCCTAACCTGGGAAACCGCCACTACCCTCGATTTTGGAGTGGATGCCGATTTTTTCAAGCAACGTTTATCACTGATGTTTGACTGGTACGACCGCAAAACTACCGGCATGATTATGGCTGCCCGGCCACTACCGGGCGTATTTGGGGCAACTGTACCCAAAGCAAACGTTGCCGATTTATCAACCAAGGGTTGGGAATTATCGGTAGCCTGGCAAGACCAGATTGATTTCAAAAAGCCGTTACGCTATGGCTTCCGTGTCACGCTGTCGGACAATGAATCCAACATCACTAAATTCTATAATCCTACAGGTACCTTAAGCACCAATTTTGTTGGGCAGAAACTAGGCGATATCTGGGGATTTACCACCGAAGGCCTGTTTCTATCGGCTGAGGATGTGGCCAGTCATGCCGATCAGTCGTACATCCGGACCTCTTTAAGCAACAAGCTTTTGCCTGGCGATCTTAAATTTAAAGATATCAACGGCGATGGTGTGATCAACAGGGGGCTGAACACCCTAACCGATCATGGTGACATATCCATCATCGGCAACTCGGCACCCCGTTATGCTTATGGCATTACCACCGATCTGAGCTGGAACAACTTTTCTTTTTCTGCTTTTTTCCAGGGAATCGGAAAGCGCGATTGGTGGCCTTCAACAGAAGCAGCTTATTTTTGGGGACCATATAACCGTCCTTATACCTTTTTACCAAGGGCTATTAACGACAATTACTGGACACCCGAACGCACCGACGCATACTATCCAAGACTCCGTACCTATACCTCAATAGGATCAACGCCACAATTGGCCGTACAGCAAACGCGCTACCTTCAGGACGCCAGCTATATCCGTTTAAAAACCCTTACCATTGGTTATACGCTGCCCGAACAATTCGCAAAAAAGATAAAAATGTCCACCATCAGGTTTTATTTAACCGGACAAAACCTGTGGACCTGGTCGCCCATGTACAAGGTAACCAAAGATTTTGATCCCGAAGTTATTGAAGGCTCAGATCCGGAAGTAAACGCAGGCCAGGGCGACGGATTTTCTTATCCAATGCTCAAAACCTATACCCTGGGCATTAACCTAACATTTTAACTTTTTTAAAATATTCACATGAAAAAGGTTTTATTATTTTCCATAACCATTCTTCTCGGGTTGTCCTCCTGCAAGAAAATTCTTGACCAGGGCCCATTGGATAAGCTTACACCCGAGCAGGCTTTTTCAACCGAAGCCAATCTGGAACTGTATTCCAATTCATTTATACGGTTTATGGTACCAGAAGGGGGCGGCATTTTTAAAGGCGATCTGCTTTCAGATATTGCCGTACCCAATGGTGTTGACATGTATCTTACCCAGCAATTTACAGCCCAGCAGGGAAGCGGCTGGGGACTTACCAGCTGGGAGCAATTGCGCAACGTAAATTATTTTATTGTCAACAATACCAATCCGGCAGTTGCCGCAAGCACCAGAAACCACTACACCGGGATAGCCCGTTTTTTCAGGGCCTGGTTTTATTTCGATAAGGTACGAACCTTTGGCGATGTACCTTGGTTTAACCGTCCGCTAGACCCCGAAGACCCTGAAATATACAAGGGCCGCGATCCGCGAACCTTGGTGATGGATTCGGTGCTGCAGGATTTGGATTTCGCCGTCAATAACATCAAAGACACTAAGGACAATTCAAGCACACGCATCACCAAATCTGTTGCCCTGGCCTTAAAATCAAGAATCTGTCTGTTTGAAGGCAGTTTAAGAAAATACCATACCCAACTGGGGCTGGGCAGTACCGCAAACCGGTGGTTTACCGAAGCAACTGATGCCGCAAGTATATTGATAACCAGCGGCAAATACAGCCTGAACACCGCAGCACCCTCTCCTTACCGCGCCCTATTTATCAGCGAAAATCCGGTAAGCACCGAAGTACTGCTGGCGGCTGTATACAACAATAACCTAAGCCGCTGGCACGATGCCAATTACTGGTACACCAGCCCAACCTATGGCGCGCGCCTCAGTTTAGAAAAAAGATTTGTAAATACCTATCTCAATACTGATGGAACGCCCTTTACCAATATCGCCGGATATGCCACCAGGCAATTCCAGGACGAAGTAAAAAACAGGGACCTGCGCTTGTCGCAAACCATCCGAACAGCGCCCTACAAAAGAAGCGACGGATCGGCCGCTCCACCCGATTTTGCATTTACAAGTACCGGCTATCACATCATGAAATTTACGCTGGATGATAAAACGATAGACAACCGAAGCCCGGTAGCCAACTACAACACCATTCCGGTAATCAGGTATGCAGAGGTCTTACTAAACTATGCCGAGGCCAAGGCCGAGCTGGGTACCTTAACAGCATCCGATTGGAATACCAGTATCGGGGCCCTGCGCACCAGGGCCGGCATTACCAATACCGCTATACCTACAATTGTTGATCCTTATCTCAAAGCCAACTTCTATCCCGACATTACCGACCCTATCCTGATGGAAGTGCGGCGCGAGCGGGGTGTTGAGCTGGCTGCAGAAGGCTTCCGATATGCTGATTTACTAAGGTGGAAGGCTGGCAAACTACTCGAAAAGCCATACACAGGCCTATATGTACCGGCCAAAGGACAGGTACTCGATTTAAACGAAGATGGCCAGGGCGATGTGGCCTTTGTGGATGTTGTTCCGGCCACAAAAGTACCCGGAGTAGTTTACGTACAAACCAACGGCACATCCATCAAATTATCTGGTGGTAGCCAGGGCAATGTGGTGTGGATGGAAAACATCAGTAAAGAATTTCCATTAAAAAAATACTTCCGCCCCATCCCTACCTCAGAAATCGTGTTAAACCCAAATCTGAACCAAACCGGTGGCTGGTAATATTCCTGACTATTAAAACAATTGTTATGAAACCCAAATTATTTCTATATATCAGTGCAGTATTGCTGCTGGCCAGCTGCAAGCGCTATCCCGACATCACCAATGCCAACCCCGAGGTAAGGGTGTCTATTGTCAGCGCATCGGCAACGGCAAAAAAACAAGTCCTCATGATGGCCGATAGCCTGCAGTCGCTTCGTTTTGAAGTTGCGCATGATGTCCCATCGGGCGATGCCGGAGGCGATATTTCCATATCCTTTAAATCAGAAGCATCGCTGGTGCAGGATTACAACAAGTACAACGAAACCGACTACCTGCCTATGCCTGCAGGCAGCTACGAGCTTCCTGCTGCCATTGCCATCAGAAAGGGGCAACAAAAATCGGGACAGCTCAAAATCGGCATCAAAACCAATGGGGCACTGCAGGCCTTTAAACAATACCTGCTGCCTGTTAGTATCGATGTGGTAAATGACGGCTTTATCATTAATAAAAACGCAAAAACCACCTATTTCCTTATCGAAACCCTAATGGAAGGGTTCACGTTCAAAGTCATGTCATACGGCAAAGGAGGCGGTGTGCACAATATGGAACTTGCGGCCAACATCATCAATCAACACAAACCTGATTTGCTGTTGGTTAGAGAAATGGATTCCGTAACCAACCGCAACGGAAAAATAGACCAGCCTGCAGTGCTGGCTACACTCATCGGCATGCCACACTATATCTATTTAACCTCAATTAAAGATTTTGACGGAGGCGGGCAGTATGGCAGCACCATTTATTCCAAATTCCCAATCATCAGCAGTACCGAAGTTGTTTTGCCCAATGGCGATGCCAATACCGAACGAGGGCCTTTTGGGGCCATTACGGTAAAGCTAGCTGGCCAGAACCTGGTATTTGCCGGCACCCACCTTAATGCAAATGCCACGCGTCGGGCAGCCCAGCTTCCGGTGCTGATGAGCTCGCTAAGTACCATTACCGATCCATTAATTCTGGCCGGTAATTTTAACGACACGCCTCCTGCGGGTAATGTATACACAGCACTGGCCGGCGCCATGTTCAACTTTCCGTGTACCAGTTGTCCGCCAAATACTCCTGTGGCCACGCCTGCAAGTTTTTCCGACTTTATCATGTTTAAACCCAGCACCAAGCTAAGGGTGGTAAATCATAGTGTAGGAACAGCCTCAACAAGCGCGCATTTGCCGGTAATTACCGAGTTCCGCCTGTTCAAATAAGACGCATAACATTTCATAAAACAACGCAGCCATAGCCTGGTCGGCAGGCAACATAAATAGTCGAAAATGAAGAATGTGATAAAAATTATTGGAATACTTTTCCTGTTATTTTCAGGAATGGCATGTAAAAGAAACCAGGCGGTGCCGGGCCCCGAGGTAAACCCGCCTGCAAAGGCTGGCCCCATTATCAAAGTGATGACCTATAACATTCATATTGGCAATCCGCCGTCAAAACCTGCCGAGGTAAGAGATTTGCAGGCCATAGCCAATGTGATCAATTCCCAAAAGCCCGATCTGGTAGCTTTGCAAGAGGTCGACGTCAATACACAGCGTTCAGGTGTTAATGTAGATCAGGCCAAAGAGTTGGCCAGACTTACCGGCATGAATTACTTTTACGCCAAGGCTATCGATTTTCAGGGCGGTCAGTATGGCGATGCGGTTTTATCCAGGTTCCCTATTCTGGAAAGCGTAAGTTATCAATTGCCGGTTACCCAACAATTGGGTGGCGAGACCCGGTCGGTAGCTATGATCACAGTTGAAAAAGAGGGCTACAAATTCTACTTCTCTTCTACCCATCTGGATCATTTGGGGGCCGAGGACAACCGATTACTTCAGGCAGCCGAACTGAACAAAATTGTAGGGAGCTTGTCGCGACCACTTATTATAGCCGGCGACATGAATGCCATACCTAGTTCCAAAACCATGGCACTTTTGCAGCAACAGCTATTTATGGGTTGCAATGCGGCCTGTCCATTTACCATTCCGGCTACTGCTCCCACCCGAACAATTGACTATATCATGATGCGTCCTTACAACAAATTCAACATCAAAAATTATAATGTAATCAATGAAACTTATGCGTCAGATCATTTGCCTCTGATAGCAGAAATAGAACTTAAATAAAATGAAAACAATAACTTTATTTTTGTCAATAGCCCTATTGATCACAGCATGTGTAAAAAGCGGGCCCGAAAAACAATCAGAAACCGTTTCATCCAGCAGCAACAATAGTGATATGGTTACCATCTTATCCGATCCTGACTGGATAGCGATGTTGAACCTGGTAAACAATACCATTGATGTGTACGATCCGGATGATGCGAACTGGAATGATGCCGGCTCAAAATTAATGTCCTGGAAACCTACCACCGCCCGGGGTTACAGCACTGCCGAAGTAAATGCCTGGGGCGATGTAATGGATGTTAAGCTAAGAACACTAAATGGTGTGGATGTATGGGTCACTTATGCCGGCGGATTGGTGACCACCGTAACCAAAAGTACGGGCAACAAAAGATGGGCACGAATTATCGGTGTGTCGATGGCAGCACACGCTGTAGAAGTGCTACCCAATGGATGTGTTGCAGTGGCAGGAAAAAATGACAACAAAGTATACCTTTACTCTACCACCACATCTAACTATGCCTCATTTAATCTGAATGTGGCCAGGGCAACACTGTGGGACCCTTTGCTAAACAGGTTATGGGTAACCGGAAAAATAGGCACCACGCATGTGATGACGGCACTTATTGTTGGCGGCACGGCAGCAAGCCCCACGCTTTCGGAGGATGTAAGCCGCAGGGTTACCTTACCGGGATGCTGTGGTCACGACATCTCGCCTTTTTACGGCGATACCAATAAATTGTTGGTGGCCGAGGATAAAAACTACAGCTTCAATAAAACGACAAAGGTATTTACCCCTTTGCCTAGTGCCATACACAACTCTATGCACGT
Encoded proteins:
- a CDS encoding endonuclease/exonuclease/phosphatase family protein codes for the protein MKNVIKIIGILFLLFSGMACKRNQAVPGPEVNPPAKAGPIIKVMTYNIHIGNPPSKPAEVRDLQAIANVINSQKPDLVALQEVDVNTQRSGVNVDQAKELARLTGMNYFYAKAIDFQGGQYGDAVLSRFPILESVSYQLPVTQQLGGETRSVAMITVEKEGYKFYFSSTHLDHLGAEDNRLLQAAELNKIVGSLSRPLIIAGDMNAIPSSKTMALLQQQLFMGCNAACPFTIPATAPTRTIDYIMMRPYNKFNIKNYNVINETYASDHLPLIAEIELK